From a single Spirochaetaceae bacterium genomic region:
- a CDS encoding ABC transporter substrate-binding protein — protein sequence MNLVTFRTCLAVLASLALAATGAWASPGAEEAPAAAMEKEMVRDPTTGEMVLAPQYGGTMTFAVQREQPSTDPMHFGSTGADGVAEKLGMIKWGIDRDVYDLTSAFYYFPQSVLTGRLAESWEMPDTTTIVFKIRQGVHWHDKAPMNGRELTAQDIEYNFHRIWGLGSGFTAPPETYSGGALLEIPVESVTATDKYTVAIKLKQPLLVALKEILVHWDAFIMPPEVIKQHGDVEDWRNLVGTGPFMLTDWIEGSSTTWTRNPDYWGFDEKYPENRLPYFDGLSALIMKEPATILAALRSGQVDYVGWIGIAEMIYTSEKESIERTNPEIAFYPWSIRSENSFPFNMATDNPFSKDVRVRRAMQMALDLETMNNTYFRGVAKWKPRGVLGDAIVGYNTPFEEWPEEVRKGYMYDPEGAEKLLDEAGYPRGADGIRIKATAHVFEHADFDYAQLAASYWKAIGVDVEIIASEAATHGARLREHTYGDMIGWVSGNDYLEPLVALGFAYSKGGFNPSGYNDPEYDRLYEAARDAATFEEQQRALKAADMYFTKNHIYVWGPDAPKFNAVQPWVRGYAGEQSLGSNDRKAILSRLWFDNELKKEMGR from the coding sequence ATGAATCTTGTCACATTCAGGACGTGCCTCGCCGTGCTGGCGAGCTTGGCCCTTGCCGCCACCGGCGCCTGGGCCAGTCCAGGCGCGGAAGAGGCGCCGGCCGCGGCGATGGAGAAGGAGATGGTGCGCGACCCCACCACCGGCGAGATGGTGCTCGCGCCTCAGTACGGCGGCACCATGACCTTCGCCGTCCAGCGGGAGCAGCCGAGTACGGACCCCATGCACTTCGGCTCCACCGGGGCCGATGGCGTTGCCGAGAAGCTGGGCATGATCAAGTGGGGAATCGACAGGGACGTGTATGACCTCACCAGTGCTTTTTATTACTTCCCTCAATCTGTCCTCACAGGTCGACTGGCGGAAAGCTGGGAAATGCCGGACACCACAACGATCGTCTTCAAAATCCGCCAGGGGGTTCACTGGCACGATAAGGCGCCGATGAACGGCCGGGAGCTAACGGCCCAAGATATCGAATATAACTTTCACCGTATATGGGGTTTGGGCAGCGGCTTCACCGCACCTCCTGAGACCTATTCGGGGGGCGCACTCCTTGAGATACCCGTCGAATCGGTAACGGCTACCGACAAATACACGGTTGCAATTAAGCTGAAGCAGCCACTGCTCGTAGCGTTGAAGGAAATCCTCGTCCACTGGGATGCGTTTATTATGCCCCCCGAGGTCATCAAGCAACACGGCGATGTTGAGGATTGGAGGAACCTGGTGGGCACCGGGCCCTTTATGCTGACCGACTGGATCGAGGGCAGCTCGACTACCTGGACCAGGAATCCGGACTACTGGGGTTTCGACGAAAAATACCCGGAGAACCGCCTGCCCTATTTTGACGGGTTAAGCGCCCTGATTATGAAAGAGCCCGCCACCATTCTGGCGGCCCTGCGCTCGGGTCAAGTGGACTATGTAGGCTGGATTGGTATCGCTGAAATGATCTATACCTCCGAGAAAGAGAGTATCGAGCGAACCAACCCCGAAATCGCCTTCTACCCGTGGTCGATTCGGTCGGAAAATTCGTTCCCTTTTAACATGGCCACGGACAATCCGTTCTCGAAAGACGTCAGGGTGCGCCGGGCGATGCAGATGGCACTCGACCTCGAGACGATGAACAACACCTACTTTAGGGGTGTAGCCAAGTGGAAACCTCGGGGCGTGCTGGGGGATGCTATCGTAGGGTATAATACCCCATTTGAAGAGTGGCCCGAAGAGGTCCGGAAGGGCTATATGTACGACCCGGAAGGGGCCGAGAAGCTCCTGGATGAGGCTGGATATCCGCGCGGCGCCGACGGTATTCGCATCAAGGCTACTGCGCACGTTTTCGAACATGCAGATTTCGACTATGCACAATTGGCTGCCTCCTACTGGAAGGCCATTGGCGTTGATGTAGAGATTATTGCATCGGAAGCTGCTACTCATGGAGCTCGTCTGCGTGAACATACCTACGGAGACATGATTGGTTGGGTATCTGGCAACGACTATCTTGAGCCTCTCGTAGCGCTTGGTTTTGCTTACTCGAAGGGAGGATTTAACCCATCAGGCTACAACGATCCGGAATATGACCGCCTGTATGAAGCCGCCCGAGACGCTGCCACCTTTGAGGAGCAGCAGAGGGCGCTTAAAGCGGCAGATATGTACTTCACAAAGAACCACATCTATGTATGGGGTCCTGATGCTCCAAAGTTTAACGCGGTCCAGCCCTGGGTCAGAGGTTATGCGGGTGAACAATCCTTGGGAAGCAATGACCGTAAAGCCATCTTATCCCGCCTCTGGTTTGACAACGAGCTGAAGAAGGAAATGGG